A genomic segment from Bufo bufo chromosome 8, aBufBuf1.1, whole genome shotgun sequence encodes:
- the LOC120977232 gene encoding TSC22 domain family protein 3-like yields the protein MIPPELVASAEQSSAQCRVSTPTVHHTIQSSVNMSTGVCKSEVAVYELHNFSISFFSSLLGADVVSVKLDNSASGASVVAIDSKIEQAMDLVKNHLMYAVREEVEVLKEQIKELVEKNSQLEKENCLLKNLASPEQMKKFQSRLPVDETREISSLDFVHATQPCSAGSAV from the exons ATGATTCCGCCTGAGTTGGTTGCATCAGCAGAGCAGAGCTCGGCTCAGTGCAGGGTCTCCACTCCCACAGTACACCACACCATTCAGTCTTCTGTAAACATGAGTACAGGCGTGTGTAAATCGGAGGTGGCCGTGTATGAGCTCCACAATTTCTCCATTTCCTTCTTTTCCtccctgctgggggcagatgtcgTGTCTGTTAAGCTGGATAACAG TGCTTCAGGTGCTAGTGTTGTTGCAATAGATAGCAAGATTGAGCAAGCTATG GATTTGGTAAAAAACCATCTTATGTATGCAGTGCGGGAAGAGGTGGAAGTCCTGAAGGAACAGATCAAAGAGCTGGTGGAGAAAAATTCTCAGCTTGAAAAGGAAAATTGTCTACTAAAGAATCTTGCCAGCCCAGAGCAGATGAAAAAGTTCCAGTCCCGGCTTCCTGTAGATGAGACCAGGGAGATTTCAAGTCTAGATTTTGTGCATGCAACCCAACCATGCTCAGCGGGATCTGCAGTTTAA